A genomic region of Mesorhizobium sp. NZP2077 contains the following coding sequences:
- the metK gene encoding methionine adenosyltransferase: MTRQFVFSSESVGAGHPDKMADNISDAILDAVLRTDAKARVACETLVKTGMVVIAGEITSHAEIDYSQVARDTILDIGYDDDAIGFDGRRCAVVLALTEQSPDISQGVDEGRGQDLEQGAGDQGLMFGFACNETDTLMPLPIQLAHHLTKKQAEVRKTGQLGWLRPDVKSQVSVRYEGLRPVALDTIVLSTQHDEAVSQDTVREGVIEEIIKPVLPTHLDTSGIRFLVNPTGRFVVGGPAGDCGLTGRKIIVDSYGGTGRHGGGAFSGKDPSKVDRSAAYAARYVAKNIVASGLAEVCEVQLAYAIGVASPVSVMVNTFGTARIDEKRIECLVLELFDLRPKGIIKMLDLLRPIYRKTATYGHFGREEPEFTWEKTDRADDLLREAGPAAA, translated from the coding sequence ATGACCAGGCAGTTCGTGTTCTCTTCCGAATCCGTCGGCGCGGGACACCCCGACAAGATGGCAGACAACATCTCCGATGCCATCCTCGATGCGGTCCTCCGCACCGATGCGAAGGCGCGCGTCGCCTGTGAAACGTTGGTGAAGACAGGGATGGTCGTTATCGCTGGCGAGATCACCAGCCACGCAGAGATCGATTACAGCCAAGTTGCCCGCGATACGATTCTCGATATTGGGTACGACGACGATGCCATCGGCTTTGACGGTCGACGTTGCGCCGTCGTTCTGGCCCTCACCGAGCAGTCGCCCGACATAAGCCAGGGCGTTGATGAAGGACGAGGGCAGGATCTCGAGCAGGGGGCGGGGGATCAGGGCCTCATGTTTGGATTCGCATGCAACGAGACGGATACATTGATGCCCTTGCCGATCCAACTCGCTCATCATTTGACGAAAAAACAGGCAGAGGTCCGGAAAACGGGACAGCTTGGCTGGCTTCGGCCAGACGTGAAATCTCAAGTGTCCGTACGCTACGAGGGTCTTCGCCCGGTGGCGCTGGACACCATAGTCCTGTCAACGCAGCATGACGAGGCGGTCTCCCAAGATACAGTCCGCGAAGGCGTCATTGAGGAGATCATAAAACCAGTCTTGCCGACCCACCTGGATACTTCGGGGATCAGATTTCTGGTCAATCCAACAGGGCGGTTCGTGGTCGGTGGGCCTGCCGGCGATTGCGGCCTCACTGGACGCAAGATCATCGTCGATTCCTACGGTGGAACGGGGCGTCACGGCGGCGGCGCCTTTTCGGGCAAGGACCCATCCAAGGTTGACCGCTCAGCAGCCTATGCGGCGCGGTACGTCGCAAAGAATATCGTTGCCAGCGGACTTGCGGAGGTCTGCGAGGTTCAGCTTGCCTACGCGATCGGCGTGGCCAGTCCGGTTTCTGTCATGGTCAATACCTTCGGAACCGCAAGGATTGACGAAAAAAGGATCGAGTGCCTTGTTCTTGAGCTGTTCGATCTCCGGCCGAAAGGCATCATCAAGATGCTTGATCTCTTACGCCCGATATACCGCAAGACGGCGACATACGGACACTTCGGCCGTGAAGAGCCTGAATTCACCTGGGAGAAGACGGACAGAGCCGATGACTTGCTGCGTGAAGCAGGACCGGCAGCTGCGTGA
- the glyA gene encoding serine hydroxymethyltransferase: protein MNNSADAAIAEPGTFGRSSLVHVDCRVHELLLRQRRQERTMLKLIASENFASSAVLEATGSIFANKYAEGYPGARYYAGNEIVDELETLAIERLKALFGSEHANVQPYSGSPANQAVYRALLSARDKVMGLPLPEGGHLTHGWSVNFSGTDYQRIPYGLHEKTQQIDYDRLRETARRERPKLIWVGGTAYPRVSDYAATAEIASEVNSYLVADIAHISGLIVAGVHPNPVHHCDVVTSTSHKSIRGPRGGFILSKNEDRYQALYHPTSKYNLARRIDRAVFPQLQGGPHVNTIAALAVALQEAATPSFRSYGHQIVRNAKALAEALLDRGYDLVTGGTDNHMLILDLRDRPLSGKAYAERLAKAGIITNFNMVPGDPRDPAVTSGIRLGSPAVTSMGMREREMVQIAAFIDLVCRQPDDEEVQASVRRDVADFCTAFDVPGISDR, encoded by the coding sequence ATGAATAACTCCGCTGACGCAGCCATCGCAGAGCCCGGCACATTCGGACGGTCTTCCTTGGTCCATGTCGATTGCCGCGTTCACGAACTGCTTCTACGACAGAGGCGGCAAGAGCGGACGATGCTCAAACTCATCGCATCTGAGAACTTTGCCTCCTCAGCCGTACTGGAAGCGACCGGCTCTATCTTCGCGAACAAATATGCCGAGGGCTACCCGGGTGCGCGCTACTACGCGGGAAACGAGATCGTCGATGAGCTTGAGACCCTCGCGATCGAGCGCCTGAAAGCGCTATTTGGCAGTGAGCACGCCAACGTCCAGCCTTATTCGGGCTCACCAGCCAACCAGGCTGTCTATCGCGCGCTTTTGAGCGCCCGTGACAAAGTCATGGGGCTGCCTTTGCCCGAAGGCGGCCATCTGACTCATGGGTGGTCCGTCAACTTTTCCGGCACTGATTATCAACGCATCCCCTATGGGCTGCACGAAAAGACGCAGCAGATCGACTACGACCGCTTGCGCGAGACAGCCAGACGGGAACGGCCGAAACTGATTTGGGTCGGCGGGACAGCCTATCCGCGTGTTTCTGACTACGCGGCAACGGCCGAAATTGCTTCGGAGGTGAACTCGTATTTGGTGGCTGACATCGCCCACATCAGCGGCCTGATTGTCGCAGGAGTGCATCCGAACCCCGTGCACCATTGCGACGTCGTCACCAGCACGTCTCACAAGTCGATCCGCGGGCCCCGTGGAGGCTTTATTTTGTCGAAGAATGAAGATCGCTATCAGGCGCTCTATCATCCCACGAGTAAATACAATCTCGCCAGACGGATCGACCGCGCGGTCTTTCCTCAACTGCAAGGCGGGCCCCATGTGAATACCATCGCCGCGCTAGCTGTCGCTTTGCAGGAAGCCGCGACCCCCTCTTTCCGCAGCTACGGTCACCAGATTGTCAGGAATGCCAAGGCTCTGGCCGAGGCGCTTCTGGATCGCGGTTATGACCTGGTCACCGGCGGGACTGACAATCACATGCTGATCCTTGATCTGCGGGACCGGCCGCTGTCAGGCAAAGCCTATGCCGAGCGCTTGGCCAAGGCAGGCATCATTACGAACTTCAACATGGTGCCGGGCGACCCGCGCGATCCGGCGGTTACAAGCGGGATCCGGTTAGGGTCGCCGGCAGTGACGTCCATGGGCATGCGTGAGCGGGAAATGGTGCAGATCGCCGCTTTTATTGATTTGGTCTGCCGCCAGCCCGACGACGAGGAAGTTCAAGCAAGCGTACGAAGAGACGTCGCCGACTTCTGCACTGCGTTCGACGTCCCCGGCATCAGCGACCGGTAA